In the Cryptococcus neoformans var. neoformans JEC21 chromosome 1, complete sequence genome, one interval contains:
- a CDS encoding d-3-phosphoglycerate dehydrogenase 2, putative produces the protein MSIPIPDRNRRQSVSASDPPNNIPIPANTRGIPVSSFAPHSPPTGTSPRNSSFSFSTSPSTSYLRNASGAFHGIARQLTAFLPPDYPTQENHEKRQGKTKILLLENINLDAADYLKSQGYEVDHVTKAYTEEELIAKLPNYHAIGIRSKTKITAKVIDANPQLLAIGCFCIGTNQVDLEHAAKRGIAVFNSPFSNSRSVAELVISEIIALSRQIIDRTHEMRAGIWNKLSKNCWEIRGKTLGIVGYGHIGSQLSVLAEAFGMSVIYFDVVPIMPLGSARQVDTLEDLLSRADFITLHVPEIPDTIGMMGAEQFSQMKKGAFFINNARGKVVDLSALCDALESDHLAGAAIDVFPKEPGSNGPGFNETLGDFIPRLRKIPNLILTPHIGGSTEEAQRAIGTEVSNALTRYLNYGTTLGAVNFPEVDLRAITAADERHIRVCHVHKNEPGVLRGINNILADHNIEKQFSDSKGDIAYLMADISGVGQEEVEGLYSAIKNTRSNILTRLLY, from the exons ATGTCCATCCCTATCCCAGACAGAAACAGAAGACAGTCCGTCTCCGCCTCCGACCCCCCCAACAA CATCCCTATCCCTGCCAACACCCGTGGCATTcccgtctcttctttcgctcCCCATTCTCCGCCCACTGGCACTTCTCCTCGCaattcctccttctctttctctaccTCCCCTTCAACTAGCTACCTCAGAAATGCCTCTGGTGCTTTCCACGGTATTGCCCGACAATTGAccgccttccttcctcctgacTACCCCACACAAGAGAATCATGAGAAGAGGCAGGGCAAGACTAAGATTCTGCTTTTGGAAAACATTAACTTGGACGCCGCCGACTACTTGAAGAGCCAAGGCTACGAG GTTGACCACGTCACCAAGGCCTAcactgaagaagagctcaTTGCCAAGCTCCCCAATTACCATGCCATCGGTATCCGATCAAAAACTAAGATCACTGCCAAGGTCATTGACGCCAACCCCCAACTCTTGGCCATCGGCTGTTTCTGTATCGGTACCAATCAGGTCGATCTTGAGCACGCCGCCAAGCGAGGTATCGCCGTTTTCaactctcccttctccaactcccGTTCTGTTGCCGAGCTCGTCATCTCCGAGATCATTGCCCTTTCTAGACAAATCATCGACCGAACCCACGAGATGCGAGCCGGTATCTGGAACAAGCTCTCCAAGAACTGTTGGGAAATTCGTGGCAAGACCCTTGGTATTGTCGGTTACGGTCACATTGGTTCTCAGCTTTCCGTCCTTGCCGAGGCATTTGGTATGTCCGTCATCTACTTTGACGTAGTCCCTATCATGCCTCTCGGTTCAGCCCGCCAGGTTGACACCCTTGAGGATCTCCTCTCCAGGGCTGATTTCATCACCTTGCATGTCCCTGAAATCCCTGACACCATTGGTATGATGGGTGCCGAGCAATTTTctcagatgaagaagggtgccttcttcatcaacaacgcCCGAGGCAAGGTTGTCGACCTCTCTGCTCTCTGTGACGCCCTCGAATCCGACCACCTTGCCGGTGCTGCCATCGACGTCTTCCCCAAGGAGCCCGGATCCAATGGTCCCGGCTTTAACGAGACTCTCGGTGACTTCATCCCTCGACTCCGAAAGATTCccaacctcatcctcactccTCACATCGGTGGTTCTACCGAGGAAGCTCAGCGAGCCATCGGTACCGAAGTTTCCAACGCTCTTACTCGATACCTGAACTACGGTACTACCCTCGGTGCTGTCAACTTCCCCGAAGTCGACTTGCGTGccatcaccgccgccgACGAGAGACATATCAGGGTCTGCCACGTTCACAAGAACGAGCCTGGTGTTTTGAGGGGTATCAACAACATCCTTGCGGACCACAACATCGAGAAGCAATTCTCCGACTCCAAGGGTGACATTGCGTACTTGATGGCCGACATCAGCGGTGtcgggcaagaagaagttgagggATTGTATTCGGCGATCAAGAACACCAGGTCAAACATTTTGACAAGGTTGCTTT ACTAA
- a CDS encoding uv excision repair protein rhp23, putative: MVKITFKTVQNKLFTVDAQDSDTVADLKKKIQETQTFPVENQKLIYSGKILNDASSVESLKIKEKDFLVVMVSRPKATPAATPAAPATPAPSTPAPAPAASEQASVANPAVPAPSAPAAESAPASAPAPAAESAQPSAVESGLGGSFVTGPALQAAIDGMVEMGFERDQVIRALRASFNNPDRAVEYLMSGNIPSVEGTAPAAPAPAAPSTPSAAAAPAQPAAPSEPAAQPVASAPPASAGGSADNLFAAAEAAMNRDRGVPAAAGAPGLPGAPGLPGAGAGMPGGMGGGDQLSAIRQMVQQNPAMIQPLLQQIATEHPELAQLIAQNPEALYELLGGGGGEGDDDDEFGEGPVMRVNLTQEEAAAVERLEALGFDRQTVLQAYMLCDKNEELAANFLFENMEEDQ, encoded by the exons ATGGTCAAGATCACTTTCAAGACTGTCCAGAACAAG TTGTTCACTGTCGACGCCCAAGATTCCGATACC GTCGCCGAcctgaagaaaaagattCAGGAGACCCAGACTTTCCCCGTTGAGAACCAGAAGCTCATCTACTCCG GAAAGATCCTTAACGATGCGTCTTCCGTTGAATCactcaagatcaaggaaaaggactttttggtggtgatggttTCTAGA CCCAAGGCTACCCCTGCGGCCACTCCTGCAGCTCCTGCGACCCCTGCTCCTTCCACCCCtgcccccgcccccgctGCCTCTGAACAAGCATCTGTTGCTAACCCCGCCGTTCCCGCCCCCTCTGCTCCCGCTGCTGAATCTgctcctgcttctgctcctgCCCCTGCCGCTGAGTCCGCTCAACCATCTGCTGTTGAGTCTGGATTGGGTGGCTCCTTTG TCACAGGTCCTGCCTTGCAAGCTGCCATTGATGGTATGGTTGAGATGGGCTTCGAGCGTGACCAGGTTATTCGGGCCTTGAGAGCAAGCTTCAATAACCCTGATCGAGCTGTGGAGTACCTCATGAGC GGCAATATCCCTTCTGTTGAAGGTACCGCTCCTGCTGCCCCCGCCCCTGCTGCTCCTTCAACCCCTTCTGCGGCCGCCGCCCCCGCTCAACCTGCCGCTCCCTCCGAACCAGCTGCCCAGCCCGTTGCCAGCGCTCCTCCTGCTTCCGCAGGCGGAAGTGCGGATAACCTCTTTGCTGCCGCTGAGGCTGCCATGAACCGTGATCGAGGAGtccctgctgctgctggtgccCCTGGCCTTCCTGGTGCACCTGGCCTTCCTGGAGCTGGTGCCGGTATGCCCGGCGGTATGGGCGGTGGCGATCAACTCAGCGCTATCCGCCAAATGGTCCAACAAAATCCTGCCATGAtccagcctcttcttcaacaaatTGCCACTGAACATCCAGAACTTGCTCAGCTCATCGCTCAAAACCCTGAGGCTCTGTATGAACTTCTcggtggtggcggtggtgaaggtgatgatgacgacgagTTTGGAGAAGGGCCCGTGATGAGGGTGAATCTGACACAGGAGGAGGCTGCTGCGGTTGAGAGG CTCGAAGCACTCGGGTTCGACCGTCAAACAGTCCTTCAGGCATACATGCTTTGCGACAAGAACGAAGAATTGGCTGCCAACTTTTTGTTTGAGAAcatggaggaggatcaaTAA
- a CDS encoding 88 kDa immunoreactive mannoprotein MP88, putative: protein MISKVALGAAAALMAGVANVNAQVTATGTMGPTNPSEPTLGTAINQTSYARLLSLNAIDDFCLFAPPEPDSVIGDTEAEEVAWCVQPRNNARVIPDGVLTAVHFVKTPLYWQIQGFGDFTHLNIQDGDEGGELDPHGATGLGNPVGGNVTTNATGSDVSYEEWMNYMAYDQFCLRICISENSTYSAANECQHTLDEMGCSWVMPGDYTNNSFTECDGDSAYPPGWYILANGSTSTFQQRYTGTYTNGDGSLGTWTQGETVTPQTAYSTPATSNCKTYTSVGNGIASLALSNAGSVNSTAAATNSSSGGASAAATGSSSSGSTAGSSAGSSAGSGSGSAAAGSTAAASSSGDSSSSTSAAMSNGINYGTAMAGVISVVALVAGAGSFLL from the exons ATGATCTCCAAGGTTGCACTCGGCGCTGCTGCCGCCCTCATGGCCGGTGTC GCCAACGTCAACGCTCAGGTCACCGCCACCGGTACCATGGGTCCCACCAACCCCTCTGAGCCTACTCTCGGTACTGCCATCAACCAGACCTCTTACGCTCGATTGCTCTCTCTTAATGCCATTGACGATTT CTGTCTTTTTGCTCCCCCCGAGCCCGATTCTGTGATTGGTGATACGGAGGCTGAGGAGGTCGCCTGGTGTGTCC AGCCCCGAAACAATGCCCGAGTCATCCCTGATGGCGTCCTTACCGCCGTCCACTTTGTCAAGACTCCCCTGTACTGGCAAATCCAAGGTTTCGGTGACTTTACCCATCTTAACATTCAAGACGGTGACGAGGGAGGTGAGCTTGACCCCCACGGTGCTACCGGTCTTGGTAACCCCGTCGGTGGTAACGTTACCACCAACGCCACTGGTTCGGACGTATCTTATGAGGAGTGGATGAA CTACATGGCCTACGACCAGTTCTGTCTCCGAATCTGTATCTCTGAGAACTCCACCTACTCTGCTGCCAACGAGTGCCAGCACACTCTTGACGAGATGGGATGCAGCTGGGTCATGCCCGGTGACTACACCAACAACTCTTTCACCGAGTGTGACGGTGACTCTGCCTACCCTCCCGGCTGGTACATCCTTGCCAACGGCTCCACCTCTACCTTCCAGCAGCGATACACCGGTACTTACACCAACGGTGACGGTTCTTTGGGCACTTGGACCCAGGGTGAGACTGTCACTCCTCAGACTGCCTACTCTACTCCTGCCACCTCCAACTGTAAGACCTACACCTCTGTCGGTAATGGTATCGCCTCTCTTGCTCTTTCCAACGCCGGCTCTGTCAACTCTACTGCCGCCGCCACtaactcttcttccggcgGAGCTTCCGCCGCTGCTACcggctcttcctcttccggcAGCACTGCTGGCTCTTCTGCTGGCTCTTCTGCTGGTTCTGGTTCTggttctgctgctgctggctCTACCGCtgctgcctcttcctctggcgACAGCTCGAGCTCTACTTCTGCCGCCATGTCCAACGGCATCAACTATGGCACTGCCATGGCTGGAGTGATCAGCGTCGTCGCTCTCGTCGCCGGTGCGGGCTCCTTCTTGCTTTAA
- a CDS encoding 57.7 kda trp-asp repeats containing protein, putative, protein MEFLPLRTLPAPPRQQSTTNPHSRHFHSFRHPLFIKHPAAITHIHFCPTKPHRYAVTSSTRVLIYAPKTGKVVKTITRFKDTARSGEFRKDGKLVVAGGDDGVVQVFDVNSRAILRTMKEHNQPVRVTHFSPHLPQVLSASDDTTVKLWDLSTQACLSTFSSHTDYVRSSIFSPSDPSLILSASYDSTIRLHDVRLPEDEANVITMRHGGAPVEDILAFPSGGVAVSVGGPILRVWDLAMAGKCVRALSNHQKTVTSVAFDGTKGRVLTGGLDNMVKVYDVEDWKVVHTMRYPAPVLSLAVSPDDTHIAAGMTDGTLSVRRRDPKASELGASSAQETAIKGGAYEYFADMEAIFGTGHIKAKGKDLGPVVGPADEFRVETRRQKRLRDFDKYLKSFKYSAALDAGLHKNVKPTTTFALIQELVHRDALRIALSGRDDVTLEPILNFLAKNVTDPRFGEMAAQVVGVIIDIYTPILGQSPILDEMLGKIQTRVERELSFQRELMKLRGALDMTLSQAALGRVEA, encoded by the exons ATGGAGTTTCTGCCGCTGCGCACCCTCCCAGCGCCGCCACGACAACAATCAACAACAAATCCTCATTCCAGACACTTTCACTCTTTTCGACAccccctcttcatcaaacaCCCGGCCGCCATCACCCATATCCATTTTTGCCCAACAAAACCACATCGGTATGCCGTGACATCTTCCACAAGAGTGTTGATCTATGCACCGAAGACCGGAAAGGTGGTAAAGACTATCACTAGGTTCAAGGACACTGCTCGAAGCGGAGAGTTTAGGAAAGATGGTAAATTAGTAGTTGCTGGTGGAGAcgatggtgttgttcaGGTCTTCGACGTGAACAGTCGAGCAATCTTAAGAACGATGAAAGAGCATAACCA ACCCGTCCGAGTCACCCATTTCTCCCCGCATCTTCCCCAAGTGCTCTCCGCTTCCGACGATACTACAGTAAAGCTCTGGGACTTGTCCACACAAGCATGTCTCTCCACCTTTTCGTCCCACACCGACTATGTTAGATCATCAATTTTCTCCCCTTCCGACCCTTCCCTGATACTCTCTGCATCTTATGATTCCACTATTCGGCTACACGACGTCCGACTGCCAGAAGACGAGGCTAATGTCATTACTATGCGACATGGTGGTGCTCCCGTGGAGGATATCTTGGCGTTCCCCAGTGGAGGTGTGGCTGTCAGCGTCGGTGGACCTATATTGAGAGTTTGGGATCTTGCAATGGCAGGCAAGTGCGTGCGAGCATTGTCCAATCACCAAAAGACCGTTACCTCAGTTGCCTTTGATGGTACAAAGGGACGAGTCTTGACCGGCGGTCTCGACAACATGGTCAAGGTCTACGACGTTGAAGACTGGAAGGTTGTTCACACCATGCGTTACCCCGCACCCGTCTTATCTCTCGCGGTTTCCCCTGATGACACCCACATCGCAGCTGGTATGACTGACGGTACCCTTTCCGTTCGTCGGCGAGATCCCAAAGCTTCTGAGCTCGGCGCGTCTTCAGCGCAGGAAACAGCTATCAAGGGTGGCGCATATGAATACTTTGCAGATATGGAGGCGATCTTCGGGACAGGGCACATCAAGGCTAAGGGGAAAGATTTAGGACCTGTGGTTGGGCCGGCAGACGAATTTAGGGTGGAGACAAGACGGCAAAAGAGGCTGAGGGACTTTGACAAATATTTGAAATCATTCAAATACTCTGCCGCTCTTGACGCAGGATTACACAAGAATGTCAAGCCCACCACTACATTCGCTTTGATCCAGGAGTTGGTTCACCGTGATGCTCTTCGGATAGCCCTTTCCGGGCGAGACGATGTTACACTTGAACCTATTCTCAACTTTTTGGCCAAGAACGTCACAGACCCTCGATTCGGTGAGATGGCGGCGCAGGTCGTCGGTGTCATCATTG ATATCTACACACCAATCCTCGGCCAATCGCCTATTCTCGATGAAATGCTCGGCAAGATTCAGACACGGGTTGAGAGGGAGTTGAGTTTCCAGAGAGAGTTGATGAAGTTAAGAGGGGCACTGGATATGACATTGTCACAGGCCGCTTTAGGGAGAGTCGAGGCTTAG
- a CDS encoding ribosomal protein L35, putative has product MASSSSKIRAFELQSKSKQDLLEQLTELKTELASLRVQKIAGGSASKLTKINTVRKSIARVLTVINQKQRQNLREFYKKSKYLPLDLRYKKTRAIRRRLTTKEASAITEKQHKKNIHFPKRKIALKA; this is encoded by the exons AtggcctcttcttcatccaagaTCCGAGCCTTTGAGCTCCAGTCCAA GAGCAAGCAGGACCTTTTGGAGCAGCTTACCGAGCTCAAGACTGAGCTTGCCTCTTTGAGGGTGCAGAAGATCGCCGGTGGCTCTGCTAGCAAGTTGACCAAGAT CAACACTGTCCGCAAGTCCATTGCCCGAGTCCTCACTGTCATCAACCAGAAGCAGAGGCAAAACCTCAGGGAGTTCTACAAGAAGTCCAAGT ACCTCCCCCTTGACCTCCGATACAAGAAGACCCGTGCTATCCGACGACGATTGACCACCAAGGAGGCTTCTGCTATCACCGAGAAGCAGCACAAGAAGAACATCCACTTCCCTAAGAGGA AGATCGCCCTCAAGGCTTAA
- a CDS encoding expressed protein — protein MAPRRSRPTHGAMPNDDIPTLSLPEVKERLARNTVLLNSPLFAQPTSPSASGSTSKAQGADQGSSDPIREKLVKAREALLMREQELMMQNMNVGASSSSEAGNADADKKGKGREPMGGVSGKQRVLESIRAGEGSLAKNGLILPMDQTLSLGQRDYINSTTHALSSLTLDHTRSSSPKPRNPTRTNGVPRSRPSRSQLLAIGDGSGSTSNYGGDEVARAERLAKLGAFMSYKGSDDEWSDSDEDEDEGYYDYPEDGQGEMVFETMDDNQIGYKPNGMPLRRKNATGEEVDEYGMEDDEFAEGNSDYENGAGDEPTSGAPGR, from the exons ATGGCTCCCCGACGTTCACGTCCGACCCACGGTGCCATGCCGAATGACGATATCCCCACCCTCTCGTTACCCGAGGTCAAGGAGCGTTTGGCACGAAATACCGTTCTGCTAAATTCACCTCTGTTTGCACAGCCGACTTCTCCATCTGCCTCTGGGTCAACGTCCAAAGCGCAAGGGGCGGACCAAGGGTCAAGTGATCCGATCAGAGAGAAGCTTGTGAAAGCTCGTGAAGCGCTCTTGATGAGGGAACAAGAGTTAATGATGCAGAACATGAATGTCGgcgcatcatcttcatctgagGCTGGCAATGCAGATGCAGataagaagggaaagggaagagaaccAATGGGCGGTGTGAGTGGAAAACAGAGGGTGTTGGAGAGTATAAGAGCCGGTGAAGGGTCACTAGCCAAAAACGGATTAATCTT GCCAATGGATCAGACCCTCTCTCTCGGTCAAAGAGATTATATAAACTCCACCACCCATGCGCTCTCCTCTCTAACCCTTGATCACACCcgatcttcatcaccaaagCCGAGAAATCCTACTCGAACAAATGGTGTTCCGAGGTCAAGACCATCAAGAAGCCAACTGTTGGCCATCGGTGATGGTAGCGGTAGTACGAGTAATTATGGAGGGGATGAGGTTGCCCGGGCAGAGCGGTTAGCTAAGCTCGGCGCGTTTATGAGTTATAAAGGCTCTGATGACGAATGGTCTGATtcggatgaagatgaagatgaaggatatTACGATTATCCAGAGGACGGACAGGGAGAAATGGTATTTGAGACGATGGACGACAACCAAATTGGCTACAAACCGAATGGGATGCCATtacgaaggaagaatgccacaggggaagaggtggacGAGTAtgggatggaggatgacgagTTTGCGGAAGGTAATAGTGATTACGAGAATGGAGCGGGTGATGAGCCAACGAGTGGGGCGCCAGGCAGGTAG